From Daphnia magna isolate NIES linkage group LG2, ASM2063170v1.1, whole genome shotgun sequence:
AATATTTCGTCCACCAGCCGTTAGCTTCAATGCATAATTGAAGTCTTTTGGTCATTGAAAGCGCTAGTTTTTCACGATAAGCGTGATTATCAGTAAGATTTTGCCAAGCGGTCTGTGCATGGGCAAaaacttcttctttgtttcgggAATCTTTCGCGTCGAATTCACGCACAATATCCCCCCACACGTTTTCAATGGGATTTAAATCGGGCGAGCGGGCAGGCCACGGGAGAACCTCGATCCTTGGATGGGCAGCAAAGCAAGCTTTTATTACCCTTGCTGTATGGATAGGGGAATTGTCTTGAATGAAAGGGATGGTTTCTTCCGGCCCATAAGTTTCATTGATCCAGGGCAGGAAATTGTTCTCTAGGATCTcaagatatttttctttcgtaaaTCTGCCTTCTATCGGAATTAGTGGGCAAGACCCAGCGGCAGAAAAACAGCCCCAAACAGGCATTGTCTTGCGTCCACTTCTATTAATTGTCTGGATATGCTCCCGTTGAAATCTCGTGCCCTTTTTCCGGTAGACAAACACTCTACCGCATTCGTCAGACCTTTTTGGAATAgtgaaattttttaagataACATTACCGTAACgtaattttaataataataatacccGAAAGTTTTTTCATCAGAGAAAACTACTTTTGACCAATACACAGGGTCCTTATTAATAAACTCCGCCGCGAAATTCAAACGATTTTCCGCGTTGCGCTGCGTAAGATCGCACTTTTTTGCGGCCACGCAAGCAATAATGCCACGATTTCTTAGACGACGACTTATCGTTTGGGAACTTACAGGTATTGCGAGGGAATCTAAGCAGAAAAAATGGGTCTgatgaagcaaaaaaaaaaaattacgctACCCTAACCTGCAATAACACTAGCCTTAACAATAGGGTTAGCAGAGGCAAAACGCACTATTGCGTTATCTTGCTGGAGTGtggtttttctctttaagcccgtccctctttttcttttgacattttcttcttcagaaAAACGATTTTGCCACCTTTGGACGGTTGATCTTGAGCAACCAACTAAATTAGCGATTTGCGCTTGGGAATGCCCGGCTCTAGTCAAACCAATTATTTCCCCACGCTGTGCTTCACTTAGGTTTTTTGGTTGATTTGCACGATACATTTTAAAGAAGCACCGCTATTCTAATCACTTTTTCTAGTCACTTTTTCTAGTCAATTTTCCTAGTCACTTTTTCTAGTCAATTTTTCTACTCAATTTTTCTAGTCACTTTTTCTAGTCAATTTTCCTAGTCACTTTTTCTAGTCACCTTTACTTATTTCTAGTCTGAAATAGTCTGTCACTTAAACAAtagcttttcatttttgaaatcaCACAGCTTCAAAGGGTTGCCATGGtttccaataagttttcatgttgcgagaaaatatggaaaacggaaaacttgagaaaaaagtcgggttgggggaaaggtaacaattcagaggttagcctttccccgacttttttctcaaattctccgtttttcatattttgctcgcagcaaaaaatattgaaatcatggcaaccgtctggcatttgcagtcaaaacaaacaaaaaaaaaattgcatgctttttttgtttgtattgtgcaatgaaaaacaatgccatctagcgctcacaaggaatttttattttttgggctaccgggggggtgcctcttttttgtggaggatactgtactttaCCCAAATCATGTATCTTCAGTAAAGAATAATTTATTAGTTTAAATATTACGATAGGGCCGTATAAGGAAAAATTTAAACTCGTCGACTGTTGGCATAAGcggaaaagaaacaaggaaCAAATTGAGCTTTCGTTCCTGGAAATGTCACAATTCATCACTTCTGTTGGTTGTAGCATCAACTCATTAACCATTGAAATAAATGAGCTAAAACACAAACTTTCCACTGATGAGATCCTGCTTGCTCACATATTTCTAAAGGCTCAGGAAATTAGGCGATTAGAAGACCTCCGAGAAGTTGCATTAAGTTACGCAAAATTTTACAGGAAAGATGTAGTAGCGGAAGAAGTTCCACAATTTCTAGACGATGAAGAGAATGATGATGAAATACAagaggatgatgatgaaatggaagaggaggaggataaaatggaagaggaggaggatgAAATGCAAAAGGGTGAAGCTGAAGGATTAATTACTCAATAATATTGTCAACCTAAGAATGTGTGCatttgcgttttttttaataaacagAAGTTTGCAATTAAATCTTAGTTGTCACATCGAATCACTTGGGCATTATACAAGATTAGCATACAGTTAACGGTAAAAAAGCTTGCGTAAAGCGACATATTAAGCAGaattaataaaatataaaaccTGAAAATGTAGGTAAGCGTTTCGTTTTGTCGATCTGGTACAGCTCGCGCCAAATCTGCGCCAAATAGCCACCAAGAAGCtggttttatttaaatttaggGGTAAATAGCTaatcaaaaatagttttaattaGTGAAAAAGATAGACAATATAAAGGACAACAACATATTGAAAATTGAGCAACTTTCTTTGGCTTATAAGGTACGAATAGGGGTAAAAACGCCAGCCGCAGAGCGCGCGGAAGTAAAATATCTTTTGCCGTTGATTACACATAAGTGTGTACATATAAGGCTGATTCTGACTGCATATTTAGATTCAACGTAAAAAGTTGAGTCTATgatgtaattttcattcattttggcGGTAGCCTGCGGGAGTTATTAGTTTacgacttgtttttttttaagggaaaaaGCGCAGCAACTCGCATACGTTATCAGGGCGGACTTTTTTTCGGAAAAAAGTTTGAtctcaaaaaattaaatcccGCAGGCTACCgtcaaaatgaatgaaaattacaccCTATACtcaactttttacgctgaatcgaaatatgCATTCAGAATCAGCATAATATGTACACACGTATGCGTAATCGACGGCCAAAGAATTTTTACTTCCGCGCGCTCTGCGGCTGGCGTTTTTACCCCTATTCGTACCTTATAAGCCAAAGAAAGTTGCTCAATTTTAAGTATGTTGTTGTTCTTTATATTGTCTATCTTTTTCACtaattaaaactatttttgattAGCTATTTACCcctaaatttaaataaaaccaGCTTCTTGGCGGCTAAAATTCCAAGAAAATCACCTTCAGCCTCATTTTCGGCAGATTTCCCTGACGGGAATTTATTAAATTTCAGGTGAGATGTAAGCCCCTGACGATACGGTCATTTTTATGTAAAATTAACTCTTTTCCGTTgagttttaaatattttaataatttatgAAATTTTATACCCAGATTGTTATGCCAGAAAAAGTGTAGTTTTCGGCCTTGTAAGTATCTTTTATATCGTAGGATCTAATTCAATTTTCAGTATGTTTAAGTAAATTAAATTCTCTATCTATTCCACCAACTGAAACTGTTTTGTAACAGAAAAATACCcccaaatttagaaaaaaatggtcTTACGGAGagtcaaaattcaaaaaaagatCCTTTTGGGCCTCACGTTCGGCTTTTTAATATCAAGGGAATCTCTTCAATTTCTGATATGTAGTAACGCTGACCCCAGTGCGTGTTTTAACCTATAAGTCATATTTTTTCTAAGCATAATTTTATTCATATCCGCGTTAAAGTGAAAAACGGAGTTCGGCTACAAAGTCGACCTAACCGCCATTATCGGCTGCTCGAATTGCCGTGGGCTACTTGACGGGGAACAGGGCCAATAAGAAGACAGCCTTGGGGTTTCGACGGGGCTGTTCCAATTGATTCAGGAATACCACtttctttgattttaattgtacaaaaaagaaagtaaactTAACTAGTATAAATTTCAATCCTTCTggttcatttttattttaacagaTCAAACGGGGTTTATCAACACAACAAATGcttgaaaacacaaaaacaaatcgGAGATACGAGATCCGGGAAGTGAGAGGTGAACAAAGCGAGAATTAACTGATTAatgatttttggtttttctgtGTTTCGGTTTTCCTCTTTCACCAATCACCATCGTTGTAAAACTTTCTTCTTGCTGTCTAGTATTTGCAAAGAGGGCATACGTAGGGATCCTCTTTTTTGTAATCactcttctttattttggcACACCTAAAtgtaataaaaagaaaggaatttCGTATAACTTGTTGTCCGGATAGCGAGAATGGTCAAGTTCGGGTTAAAATGCCTGAAATGAAACCATCTATTGCAGTTGTCGCAACCAATCCAATCTTGATTCGGCTATTTTAAAGGACACACGATTAATTTAAATTCGAAAAAATACAATTTCGTCCTGGAAATTTATCCCTTAGAACAAAGGGAAATGTCACAAAACCCCATGTCGTACTCTTCTtctgtccttttttttaacgatcGCTTTTGTTTGGCGGGCATGGCGGGCAAGGCTGAGATTGAAGCTGCAGGTTTTGCTGAGGTTTTGGGTTTGACAGCAGGAGTTTTCGAGCTACGTCTAGAAACGGCAGCTGGAGCTACATTTTTGCCTCTAGAATTCTTTGAGGTGCCCATTCTAGGTTTTTGCCCAGCGTTCGCGGAGGGAGTAACTCTTTCCTTAGCGTCCACCGGAGTAAGAGTAGTTAATTCGATGAGTGAAAGCTGCTCCTGTCTACTCGGAGGAGGAGTTGGTGGAAACTCATCCGTCGCATCCGACACAGAAGTTTTCTGAAGACCATAGTTCTCAACGCCTGAAAATTAtatccaaaattaaaattggtCCGATATGTACGATTCATGCTCATACTCATACCGATAGAAGGAAGACTTTTTTCAACAATATTTGCCCTTTCGGCAGTCGTAGCAGCAGGGTTCTTCTCGGCATGGGAATCCTTGGGTGCACCAGAAGCTTCATCTGTAGCGACATTTTTGTCTCCATAAATCTGTAAGGTGTCCACAGGCGTGAGGGCAGCGGTTTTGGAAGGAGATACGGATGTCTCATCATCGGCCCGAGTTAGATTAGTTGACTCAACCGGAAGCTGTTCCAGTCTAATAGAATGAGGCGGCGGACCGGAAGCAGAAGTGCTTTCAAGAACGTTGTTCCCGCCACCTTAATTTTCgtaagaaatcaaaatcataatttatttattggtCTGATGATGAGTATTAACCACTATCCATTTACCGCATGAGGGCGGAGAACTTTTTTCAGTTGGCTTTTCGGCAGACATATCCATAACTTCAGTAGGAGTGGTCTGGAATGCAGGAGCAGCAGCAGGGTACTCCTTGGCTTTGGATACCTTGGATTTACGGGAACCGAAACTTGGAGCGACATATTTGACTTTATAAGTCTGGTGTGGTTTTCTTAGCGACTGCCGGAGGGAATGTACTCTGCTGGCCCAGTGTGCTAGGAGACGGTGCTGATAGATCGCCCATGAAATCCAAAAGATGAGTTTCTTCAAAGGTTAACTCCTCCACCTTTAAAATTGTGTCGAAATCTAGAAATTGAACCAGTTTCAagattttaaatgtttttgacTTTCCATTGTTCTTAAACTATTATCGACGACGGTGTTTTTACTTTGGAAAAGCTGCTTTTTTGCACCTATGTAAAAAATTGTAATTTCATTTCTATCAATTACACAATACATTCTAATGTAAACTTAAATTATTACCTTCTGTATTTTGGCGATGATCTGAAACTTTAAAGTTTGAGGTGCTGGTAAATGATGAGGAAGCAGCAGGCACAGTTTTGGAAGCTACATTAAAAGATCCTGATCTGGATCCCAccttcttttgaatttttctgtTGGTGTGTGGCAGCTGGCTCATTCGTTTAATTCGGGTGGCCTCTTTCCGATCAttctcttcttgttttttcttttgtttctctgcACCACGCTGCTGCGCGATTGCCACAGCTTCTTCTCCCAGGGCGCTAATTAAGGGTTGAGAAGTCAAAGTTGAGTCACCAGAGGCTTCATCTTCCTCTTGTTTATTGATTTCATCATCTAAAAGGAAACAGTGGCGAAGACATTAATGTCAATTATAATCAAGATTATTTAAAAGAGTTTtgtccattaaaataaaaatacaaaacaaaaagttacCTATAAACCAGCTGTTCGACAAAAGTTTCATATCGGTCTTCATCTTTTTCCCAGTGGCTGAGAAATTGACAAACTCTTTCATTCGTTCCCCATAGGCTTCAAAATGCCAACTCTTTTTTACCTTTGTCGGGGAATGAATGCCCACCAACATTTCAAGTTTGTACTTTTTTTATATCCGTTGAGCCTTTAACAACAAATAGGAAATCAATTATAAAAGATACACTTTAAAAAGCAATAAGCAATTACTTCTCTCTTAAATTGTAAAGTCACACGTCTCCTTGTTGGATCACTTAAACCATTTCCAACTCCCTTAGGACTTTTTCTTACATTTCCATGATCTGCTTTGATTGGTTTTTCTTGTACACCTGGTTCTACATATTCGTTCCCTACATCTTCCTCTCTGCTGTCAGAGCCTACATCTTCCTCTCTGCTGTCAGAGTCCTCCATTGTGATCAAACACTAACataaaataacgaaaacaataggaaaaaagaaaatctaagCACGTGGAAATTGAGTGAGCTAGCTCAGGCGGGGGTGAGCTATTTACAAAAGCCCAGCAGACgcaaaaacattaaatgcaCCCTTCAGCCGCTAGGGGTACCGTACCGTTTACGCGCTCACCCCCGCCTGAGCTCGCTCACCCCCGCCAAACCTAGCTCACTTCTACTCGTGTTGTCTTCATTTTTACCCTCATACTAAGTTTTTGTTGTAAAAGACAAATCAAATTAAACAACACAGAAAAATTGAAGGCGAGAACGAGGAAAACCTAGGTGGGGAAACCTTTTAATGGCTAGAGCTACTTACGAAAATACGGAAAAAAGAGTCGTTTCGCAGTTTTGcctattttttaaagtagCTATTTAGATCTCAGATGCAGGATGTCATCTTCGCCAAACACGAAGACAAAAAGTAACAATTTCAAAGCACTGTTGAAATTTAAAACGCAGCAGTGAGCTAGCTCAGGCGGGGGTGAGCGTTTTATCAAAGCCTGGCAGACGTCAAAACACGAGTTGCGGCCCTCCGCCGCTAGGAACGCTGGAAATAGGGTGCCGTGTACGCGCTCACCCCCGCCTGAGCTCGCTCACTGCAACCCGTGTTGGtacaaggcctacttaatggttaaggcctgtaaacatGTATCTACTGCCATGAAGGCGACAGGTGTAGCCAGAATTCCTATCCCTGCCCCTGTGAGAGCCAATAAGACGAAAAAGGGAGGCGAAGACTTTGCCATCTGGCGTTCAGAATCAAActcgttgaaaaataaatattgaggcatgaaatgaaaaataaacaaaaaattaagggaAATTAGTTATGAAACGGATATATTTTTTACATGCataacaatcaaataaatatcatTCGTTCTATTTTCGAACCGGTGGAATGTACAGAAATCTTGTTTCAGCGTGTGTTCACGACTtaaacggaaataaaaaaggtaGGGAACTGTTATTAAGGGTTGAGAATGGAATCAGGGAACGGTGTTAGAAGCTATTAGATGCACGGTAATTCCTCGATGCGCCTTAAATGTGCCGAGTGAAGTAACTGCAAAGCAAGGTCGTCCAAGGGAAAGGCAAATCCGTCCCT
This genomic window contains:
- the LOC116920945 gene encoding LOW QUALITY PROTEIN: uncharacterized protein C01G6.5-like (The sequence of the model RefSeq protein was modified relative to this genomic sequence to represent the inferred CDS: inserted 2 bases in 1 codon), which encodes MEDSDSREEDVGSDSREEDVGNEYVEPGVQEKPIKADHGNYKLEMLVGIHSPTKVKKSWHFEAYGERMKEFVNFSATGKKMKTDMKLLSNSWFIDDEINKQEEDEASGDSTLTSQPLISALGEEAVAIAQQRGAEKQKKKQEENDRKEATRIKRMSQLPHTNRKIQKKVGSRSGSFNVASKTVPAASSSFTSTSNFKVSDHRQNTEDFDTILKVEELTFEETHLLDFMGDLSAPSPSTLGQQSTFPPAVAKXKPHQTYKVKYVAPSFGSRKSKVSKAKEYPAAAPAFQTTPTEVMDMSAEKPTEKSSPPSCGGGNNVLESTSASGPPPHSIRLEQLPVESTNLTRADDETSVSPSKTAALTPVDTLQIYGDKNVATDEASGAPKDSHAEKNPAATTAERANIVEKSLPSIGVENYGLQKTSVSDATDEFPPTPPPSRQEQLSLIELTTLTPVDAKERVTPSANAGQKPRMGTSKNSRGKNVAPAAVSRRSSKTPAVKPKTSAKPAASISALPAMPAKQKRSLKKRTEEEYDMGFCDISLCSKPNQDWIGCDNCNRWFHFRCAKIKKSDYKKEDPYVCPLCKY